A genomic window from Gemmatimonadaceae bacterium includes:
- a CDS encoding gluconate 2-dehydrogenase subunit 3 family protein: MTLTRRTLLQLAALAAVPSAADAELPDADWIRAAQARLAGSRPRPLPDADRATVAAIADAIIPRTETPGALDVGAPEFIELLLAEWVPEAEREAFANGLAELDERARELHGSAWPGLSTEAATAEIAWAEATVEQPSAGQRALRRVKSWTVHAWITSEVVQKTVIRTNITPGRYEGCVPRPAVGGRR, encoded by the coding sequence ATGACGCTCACCCGTCGCACCCTCCTGCAGTTGGCCGCACTCGCGGCCGTGCCGAGCGCCGCAGACGCCGAGCTGCCCGATGCCGACTGGATCCGCGCCGCCCAGGCTCGGCTCGCCGGCAGCCGGCCCCGCCCGCTGCCCGACGCCGACCGCGCGACAGTCGCCGCGATCGCCGACGCGATCATCCCGCGCACGGAGACGCCGGGCGCACTCGACGTCGGCGCGCCGGAGTTCATCGAACTGCTGCTCGCCGAGTGGGTTCCGGAAGCGGAGCGCGAGGCGTTCGCGAACGGCCTCGCTGAACTCGACGAGCGTGCCCGCGAGCTGCACGGGTCGGCCTGGCCCGGACTCAGCACCGAGGCCGCGACCGCAGAGATCGCGTGGGCCGAAGCGACCGTCGAGCAACCGAGCGCCGGCCAGCGCGCGCTGCGCCGCGTGAAGAGTTGGACCGTCCACGCCTGGATCACCAGCGAGGTCGTGCAGAAGACGGTGATCCGCACGAACATCACGCCGGGGCGCTACGAAGGCTGCGTGCCCCGTCCCGCCGTTGGAGGGCGCCGCTGA